Proteins from a single region of Streptomyces sp. HUAS 15-9:
- a CDS encoding alpha/beta fold hydrolase has translation MTELSISTAAGLFDAVAAGPREGRPVLLLHGFPQTGLAWRQQIETLAAHGYRVVAPDQRGYSPGARPERPEDYRMSVLVDDVVAITEELGWASFDLVGHDWGGAVAWWTTHAHPGRVRTLTVVSTPHPGALATTLRTDPDQRERSRYMIDWRETPATEELMLAHDAEALRSVYAGKVPQDSVEAYVRHLSRPGALTAALNWYRSGRPDGKIGTIDVPTLYVWSTEDSAFGPAAAQETGHWITGPYRFETLQGVSHWVPEEAPETLSRLLLDHLRAHGE, from the coding sequence GTGACCGAGTTGAGCATCTCCACTGCTGCGGGCCTGTTCGATGCGGTCGCGGCGGGTCCGCGCGAGGGCCGCCCGGTGCTGTTGCTGCACGGCTTCCCGCAGACGGGCCTGGCATGGCGACAGCAGATCGAGACGCTCGCCGCGCACGGATACCGGGTCGTGGCGCCCGACCAGCGTGGGTACTCCCCCGGGGCCCGCCCCGAACGGCCCGAGGACTACCGCATGAGCGTCCTGGTCGACGATGTGGTCGCGATCACGGAGGAGTTGGGCTGGGCCTCGTTCGATCTGGTCGGTCATGACTGGGGAGGCGCGGTGGCGTGGTGGACCACCCATGCCCACCCCGGCCGCGTACGCACCCTGACGGTTGTCTCGACCCCGCACCCCGGCGCCCTCGCCACCACTCTGCGCACCGACCCGGACCAGCGCGAACGCTCGCGCTACATGATCGACTGGCGCGAAACGCCCGCGACGGAAGAGCTCATGCTCGCCCACGACGCCGAGGCGCTTCGCTCCGTCTATGCCGGAAAGGTCCCGCAGGACAGTGTCGAGGCCTACGTGCGGCACCTCTCCCGGCCGGGCGCGCTCACCGCGGCGCTGAACTGGTACCGGTCCGGCCGCCCCGACGGCAAGATCGGCACCATCGACGTGCCCACGCTGTACGTCTGGAGCACGGAGGACAGCGCGTTCGGCCCGGCGGCCGCGCAGGAGACCGGGCACTGGATCACAGGGCCGTACCGCTTCGAGACCCTCCAGGGCGTCAGCCACTGGGTCCCCGAGGAGGCGCCGGAGACGTTGAGCCGTCTGCTGCTCGACCATCTGCGCGCGCACGGCGAGTAG
- a CDS encoding SCO6745 family protein, translating to MKTARAAWRRLEPVHGMIYFAPEARRRYAELGLSGRAGYFASRSAAFGRASAELVIATFYNFNPDLVRKAVHGVWDATTPQQVLDARYAGASEALRRAGIHELPALDEVLALTRRAADAAGEHAHGRPLFAAHAALPWPDEPVLRLWHAQTLLREFRGDGHVACLLTEGIGGLEALILHAATAEVPVDFLRASRAWPEDEWAATTERLRTRGLLDGDSLSPEGVRLRQHIEDRTDRLALPAYAALGDTDCERLAELASPYGRAVVEAGLIKVG from the coding sequence GTGAAGACAGCGCGAGCAGCCTGGCGCCGACTCGAGCCCGTACACGGCATGATCTACTTCGCCCCCGAGGCACGGCGGCGGTACGCGGAGCTCGGACTGAGCGGACGGGCCGGGTACTTCGCTTCCCGCAGCGCCGCCTTCGGCCGGGCATCCGCTGAGCTCGTCATCGCGACCTTCTACAACTTCAACCCCGATCTGGTGCGGAAGGCCGTCCACGGGGTCTGGGACGCGACGACACCACAGCAGGTGCTGGACGCACGGTACGCGGGCGCGAGTGAGGCCCTGCGGCGGGCCGGGATCCATGAACTCCCCGCTCTCGACGAGGTCTTGGCGCTGACGCGCAGGGCCGCCGACGCCGCAGGCGAGCACGCTCACGGCCGCCCGCTGTTCGCCGCGCATGCCGCGCTGCCCTGGCCGGACGAACCGGTGCTGCGGCTCTGGCACGCCCAGACGCTGCTCCGGGAGTTCCGTGGAGACGGGCATGTCGCCTGCCTGCTCACCGAGGGCATAGGAGGCCTGGAGGCCCTGATTCTGCACGCTGCCACCGCCGAGGTTCCCGTCGACTTCCTCAGGGCGAGCCGCGCATGGCCCGAGGACGAGTGGGCGGCCACCACAGAGCGCCTGCGCACGCGAGGTCTCCTCGACGGTGACTCCCTCAGCCCGGAAGGCGTACGCCTGCGTCAGCACATCGAGGACCGCACCGACCGCCTGGCCCTGCCCGCCTACGCCGCCCTGGGAGACACCGACTGCGAGCGTCTTGCAGAACTCGCGAGCCCCTACGGCCGCGCCGTCGTCGAAGCCGGGCTCATCAAGGTCGGCTGA
- a CDS encoding TolB family protein, with product MRRTTRLVILLVALVVLGSVGTGAVLYAAHRSSMRDQQQANGPTVRAGTVSLRPAGGRRLLVRNLVWGPHRDEIAIVPAGDPQGPRTASGVKCLRFHAAAGTGICLQAVHGTLRDTYRAVVLDSQLHELHRFPAAGIPTRARVSPSGHLVAWTVFVSGDSYAGTNFSTRTAIVDTRTWTIDDNLETFRVIKDGRTYRAADTNVWGVTFADDNRFYATLATGGRTYLVRGDVAARNLTTVHRNVECPSLSPDGTRIAYKKRVPGASSDAPWRLYVLDLHTMKETATAERRNIDDQALWRDGSTLVYALPGDYGSDLWTVPADGTGTARRLMTSAVAPAYLG from the coding sequence ATGAGAAGAACCACCCGCCTCGTGATCCTGCTGGTCGCCCTCGTGGTGCTCGGGAGCGTGGGCACCGGGGCGGTGCTGTACGCCGCCCACCGGTCGAGCATGCGTGACCAGCAGCAGGCGAACGGTCCGACCGTGCGGGCCGGTACCGTCTCGCTCCGTCCGGCCGGTGGCCGTCGGCTGCTGGTACGCAATCTGGTCTGGGGCCCGCACCGTGACGAGATCGCCATCGTGCCGGCCGGTGATCCGCAGGGGCCGCGCACCGCGTCGGGCGTCAAGTGCCTGCGATTCCACGCGGCGGCCGGTACCGGTATCTGCCTGCAGGCCGTGCACGGCACGCTGCGGGACACCTACCGGGCGGTGGTGCTCGACTCGCAGTTGCACGAGCTGCACCGTTTCCCGGCGGCAGGCATCCCCACCCGGGCCCGGGTCTCACCCTCCGGCCACCTGGTGGCCTGGACGGTCTTCGTCAGCGGGGACTCCTACGCCGGCACCAATTTCTCGACCCGCACCGCCATCGTGGACACCCGCACCTGGACGATCGACGACAATCTGGAGACGTTCCGCGTCATCAAGGACGGCCGGACCTACCGTGCCGCGGACACCAACGTCTGGGGTGTCACCTTCGCCGACGACAACCGCTTCTACGCCACGCTGGCAACCGGCGGCCGTACGTACCTCGTGCGGGGCGACGTCGCGGCACGCAACCTGACCACCGTGCACCGCAACGTCGAATGCCCCTCCCTCTCGCCCGACGGCACCCGGATCGCCTACAAGAAGCGCGTCCCGGGGGCCTCGTCCGATGCTCCGTGGCGGCTGTACGTCCTCGACCTGCACACCATGAAGGAGACGGCGACCGCCGAGCGGCGCAACATCGACGACCAGGCCCTGTGGCGCGACGGCTCCACCCTCGTCTACGCCCTTCCCGGCGACTACGGCTCGGACCTGTGGACCGTCCCCGCCGACGGCACCGGCACGGCCCGCCGGCTGATGACTTCCGCTGTCGCCCCCGCCTACCTGGGGTGA